One Triticum dicoccoides isolate Atlit2015 ecotype Zavitan chromosome 5B, WEW_v2.0, whole genome shotgun sequence genomic window carries:
- the LOC119307524 gene encoding renalase-like has protein sequence MPLFHPAPCARPAAGRAASRFSGAVVAASGAGGARPPKAPPRRPRGKPRFSRQSAIKKSFQQEQVVFSTPVPADPTVAIIGGGASGLACASALAARGVRAVVFDTGMHGLGGRMATRMVDDGRRLVFDHAAQFFTASDQRFQELVDEWVEKGLAREWRGSIGELEAGGHFTAIPSSTPRYIGVRGMRPLADAMLPENDLIKVVRPSWISKLEPFNGLWRLFENEKPQGQYDAVVIAHNGKCANRLLSTSGLPQLTRQMKRLELSSVWALLAAFDDPLPIPQDNSYGTFEGAFVRDIDSLSWMANNTRKLFPLETNRPECWTFFSTASYGKKNKVPQENIPNATAEKVKRDMLGGVELALGLSTGSLQRPFYTRVQLWGAALPMNTPGVPCIFDPQGRAGICGDWLTGSSIEAAVLSGMSLGDHVADYFASGGERPEEFAIGLDDSLNRVEGHDIGQFPGLDPQKPQVAEPQLAPSI, from the exons ATGCCGCTCTTCCACCCCGCCCCATGCGCTCGCCCCGCCGCCGGGCGCGCCGCGTCCCGCTTTTCCGGGGCGGTGGTCGCCGCCAGCGGCGCCGGAGGAGCGCGTCCTCCGAAGGCGCCCCCGCGGCGCCCGCGCGGCAAGCCCCGGTTCTCGCGGCAGTCGGCCATCAAGAAGAGCTTCCAGCAGGAGCAGGTGGTCTTCTCCACCCCCGTGCCCGCCGACCCCACCGTCGCCATCATCGGAGGCGGAGCCTCTGGCCTCGCCTGCGCgtccgccctcgccgcccgcggcgtCCGCGCCGTCGTATTCGACACG GGTATGCACGGCTTAGGTGGCAGGATggcgaccaggatggtcgacgacgggcggcggctggTGTTCGACCACGCGGCACAGTTCTTCACCGCGAGCGACCAGAGGTTCCAGGAGCTGGTCGATGAGTGGGTCGAGAAAGGGTTGGCCCGCGAATGGAGGGGCTCGATCGGTGAGCTCGAGGCAGGTGGCCATTTCACAGCTATACCTTCCTCGACGCCGAGGTATATCGGCGTGAGAGGAATGCGCCCGCTTGCCGACGCAATGCTGCCCGAG AATGACCTGATTAAAGTTGTAAGGCCTTCCTGGATAAGCAAGCTTGAGCCGTTCAACGGCCTGTGGCGCTTGTTTGAGAATGAGAAGCCCCAGGGTCAATATGATGCCGTTGTAATAGCACACAATG GGAAATGTGCAAACCGTCTGCTTTCTACGTCAGGTCTACCCCAACTGACAAGGCAAATGAAG AGACTGGAGTTGAGTTCTGTCTGGGCACTACTTGCGGCATTTGATGATCCTCTTCCAATCCCACAAGATAACTCTTATGGCACATTTGAAGGAGCATTTGTGAGAGATATTGATTCTCTCTCTTGGATGGCCAACAATACTCGGAAGCTTTTCCCTTTGGAGACAAACAGACCCGAGTGCTGGACATTTTTCAGCACTGCTTCTTATGGAAAGAAAAACAAAGTTCCACAG GAAAATATCCCAAATGCCACTGCAGAAAAAGTGAAACGAGACATGCTTGGGGGAGTTGAACTTGCTCTGGGGCTCTCGACAGGATCTCTTCAGCGACCATTTTACACAAGAGTACAGTTGTG GGGTGCAGCTTTACCGATGAACACTCCAGGAGTACCATGCATATTTGATCCCCAGGGTCGAGCAGGCATTTGTGGTGACTGGCTCACGGGTTCAAGTATAGAAGCAGCAGTATTGAGCGGAATGTCTCTTGGAGATCAT GTCGCTGACTACTTTGCGAGCGGTGGGGAACGGCCTGAGGAGTTTGCGATTGGTCTGGATGACAGCCTAAACCGAGTAGAAGGTCATGACATCGGGCAGTTCCCAGGTTTGGACCCCCAGAAGCCACAGGTAGCTGAACCTCAGCTGGCACCGAGCATATGA
- the LOC119307525 gene encoding gamma-tubulin complex component 5-like isoform X2, whose product MPPASMVLPHQPAGYLETPATESFIHKLQLSVSKGLPHAAPAPASRTDEHELVKSVFQVLQGFDTHLLYWDKNVPAYCKKPGTYVSHLSRASLGSVLKPFLFAATCLKRVELFVGKVRSCGRGTPTLSAFASAVDSWLMRLREAALKEEEKSFVSVDRTVTLLALTDSMSSLCLGAEHLYQVVHGALPDGFWGSGANIASSEVAVHVVNHILKKLNEVCLVEDGEGEPYHMLLVIFAGSLLPYLQCLDSWLYDGILDDPYEEMFFYANNAVTIDQPAFWEMSYMLRVRGSRSDNSSTLTDSESIRTKESSKQEPSNTGACLKATNQGYVDILCPVFLKDIARAIVSAGKSFQLVQHAQSTHHTRTSVTNGFDIDQRSNHISRQNWPDILSSEIQNGHLRCEGALTNSTGQFGHDAREMGVLTLSEIFLICLSGLLENGDHVYEYLRELRTGSAPDIQAFLECKSEEACAENNSEKTWLKLLRDAISGRKYDDMEKTLSKDAVTRDPISVQGYLQGVYSNAVEMPFSPCCYENPAITACGNVLQRNPNSWSDLNISTSFDLPPLNDDNMRRAIFGDLQSAGTSTCGDTQPTSSFPRLDGTDFKFGFRFDDLEYVRQEDDRRTLEELYAFPTLLPCANENAPLSEILPLQKDSTLASRVLKFIQSMSLKDPLHPVGIIQECLSKCIKKQVDHIGKQILCKLMGEWRLMDELLVLRAIYLLGSGDMLQQFLITIFDKLDKGNSWDDDFELNTLLQESIRYSADKMLLTAPDSLVVSLAKHDTRYDEESAPTSRKGRAQGFGIDALDGLNFTYKVSWPLDLIANTQALKKYNKVMGFLLKVKRAKFVLDETRKWMWKGRGSTAHNFKQHLIVGQKLLHFVDAFHQYVMDRVYHSAWTELCDGMASATTLDEVMEVHEAYLSSIQRQCFVASDKLWALIASRVKTILGLALDFHNVEQTLGTGGTAASVRARCEMELDRIEKQFDECVVFLLRILSFKLNVGHFPHLADLVTRINYNHYYMSDTGSFTAIPGSRPRQQP is encoded by the exons ATGCCCCCTGCATCCATGGTTCTTCCTCATCAACCCGCAGGGTACCTGGAGACCCCTGCCACCGAAAGCTTCATACACAAGCTTCAGCTCAGCGTCTCCAAGGGTCTTCCTcacgcggcgccggcgccggcctcGAGGACGGACGAGCATGAGCTG GTCAAAAGTGTCTTCCAAGTGCTCCAGGGTTTCGACACGCACTTGCTCTACTGGGACAAGAATGTGCCGGCGTACTGCAAGAAACCGGGGACGTATGTGTCGCATCTGTCGCGGGCAAGCCTTGGCTCCGTGCTCAAGCCCTTTCTGTTCGCCGCGACATGCTTGAAGCGAGTGGAGCTCTTTGTTGGGAAGGTTAGGTCGTGCGGTCGTGGGACTCCGACATTGAGTGCGTTTGCTAGTGCGGTCGATTCATGGCTTATG AGGCTCCGGGAAGCAGCTCTGAAGGAGGAAGAGAAGTCGTTTGTTTCTGTTGATCGGACTGTGACTCTTCTGGCTTTAACTGATTCTATGTCAAG TTTATGTTTGGGAGCAGAACATCTGTATCAAGTTGTGCATGGAGCTCTGCCAGACGGCTTTTGGGGTTCTGGAGCAAACATTGCATCTAGTGAAGTGGCAGTCCATGTTGTGAACCATATTTTAAAAAAGTTAAATGAAGTCTGTCTTGTGGAAGATGGCGAG GGTGAGCCATATCATATGCTGCTAGTGATATTTGCTGGAAGCTTGTTACCTTATCTTCAGTGCCTTGATTCCTGGCTTTATGATGGTATTCTTGATGACCCTTATGAAGAG ATGTTCTTTTATGCAAATAATGCAGTTACGATAGATCAACCGGCCTTTTGGGAAATGAGCTATATGCTCAGAGTAAGAGGATCACGATCTGATAATTCATCAACTCTAACTGATAGTGAGTCTATCAGGACAAAGGAATCAAGCAAACAGGAACCAAGTAACACAGGAGCTTGCTTGAAAGCCACTAATCAAGGTTACGTGGATATACTGTGCCCGGTGTTCTTGAAGGATATCGCAAGGGCCATTGTATCTGCTGGAAAATCATTTCAGCTTGTTCAGCATGCTCAAAGCACACACCATACTCGAACTAGTGTCACAAATGGTTTTGACATCGATCAGCGTTCCAATCACATTAGTCGACAAAATTGGCCAGACATATTAAGCTCTGAAATCCAAAATGGGCATCTAAGATGTGAAGGTGCTCTTACTAATTCTACAGGTCAGTTTGGACATGATGCTCGCGAAATGGGGGTGTTAACTTTGTCTGAGATTTTCTTGATATGCTTATCTGGTCTGTTGGAAAATGGTGATCATGTTTATGAATACTTAAGAGAGCTGCGTACTGGTAGTGCTCCAGATATCCAAGCTTTTCTGGAATGTAAGAGTGAGGAGGCATGTGCAGAAAATAACTCCGAAAAGACTTGGTTAAAGCTCCTAAGAGATGCTATCTCAGGAAGAAAATATGATGATATGGAGAAAACCTTGTCCAAAGATGCTGTTACGAGGGATCCAATATCTGTTCAGGGATACCTGCAAGGTGTATATTCCAATGCAGTAGAAATGCCTTTCAGTCCATGTTGCTATGAAAATCCAGCCATCACTGCTTGCGGAAATGTACTGCAGAGGAATCCAAATTCTTGGAGTGATTTGAATATCTCTACAAGTTTTGACCTTCCTCCGTTGAATGATGATAACATGCGGAGAGCTATATTTGGCGATCTCCAATCTGCTGGAACTAGCACCTGTGGCGATACACAACCTACATCATCTTTTCCCAGACTAGATGGAACTGATTTTAAATTTGGTTTCCGGTTTGATGATTTGGAATATGTTCGCCAAGAGGATGATAGAAGGACCCTCGAGGAACTTTATGCATTTCCGACTCTTCTTCCTTGTGCAAAT GAAAATGCCCCATTGTCGGAGATTTTACCTTTGCAGAAAGATAGTACACTTGCATCAAGAGTTCTGAAGTTTATTCAGAGCATGAGTTTGAAAGACCCTCTGCATCCAGTGGGTATTATCCAAGAATGCCTGTCTAAATGTATAAAGAAACAG GTGGATCACATCGGCAAGCAAATCCTGTGCAAGCTAATGGGTGAATGGAGATTAATGGATGAACTGCTTGTATTACGAGCTATCTATTTGCTAGGATCAG GTGACATGCTGCAGCAGTTTCTGATAACAATTTTTGATAAGCTCGATAAAGGAAATTCCTGGGATGATGATTTTGAGTTGAATACTTTGTTGCAG GAATCCATAAGATATTCAGCTGATAAAATGCTCCTAACTGCTCCAGATTCGTTGGTTGTTTCATTAGCAAAGCATGACACACGATATGATGAGGAAAGTGCACCAACTTCCAGAAAAGGTCGTGCACAGGGTTTCGGCATTGATGCACTTGATGGCCTTAACTTCACGTATAAG GTGTCTTGGCCCCTTGATCTAATTGCCAATACACAGGCTCTGAAGAAGTATAATAAG GTCATGGGATTCTTACTGAAAGTCAAGCGTGCAAAGTTTGTTTTGGACGAAACTCGAAAGTGGATGTGGAAG GGCAGAGGCAGCACGGCACATAATTTTAAACAACACTTAATAGTAGGGCAGAAGCTCCTGCATTTTGTCGATGCATTTCATCAATATGTCATGGATCGA GTGTATCATAGTGCCTGGACTGAGCTTTGTGATGGCATGGCATCCGCTACTACATTGGACGAAGTCATGGAAGTTCATGAGGCATATCTTTCTTCTATTCAGAGACAATGCTTTGTGGCCTCGGATAAGTTG TGGGCTCTGATTGCCAGTCGAGTCAAGACTATACTAGGATTGGCGCTAGACTTCCACAATGTGGAGCAAACTCTTGGCACCGGTGGGACTGCCGCATCTGTTAGGGCAAGATGCGAGATGGAGTTGGATCGTATCGAGAAGCAATTTGACGAGTGCGTCGTGTTCCTCTTGAGG ATCCTATCTTTCAAGCTCAACGTGGGCCACTTTCCCCATCTCGCGGATTTGGTCACGAGGATCAACTACAACCACTATTACATGTCTGACACTGGAAGCTTCACTGCGATCCCTGGGTCCCGCCCTCGGCAGCAGCCTTGA
- the LOC119307525 gene encoding gamma-tubulin complex component 5-like isoform X1 produces the protein MPPASMVLPHQPAGYLETPATESFIHKLQLSVSKGLPHAAPAPASRTDEHELVKSVFQVLQGFDTHLLYWDKNVPAYCKKPGTYVSHLSRASLGSVLKPFLFAATCLKRVELFVGKVRSCGRGTPTLSAFASAVDSWLMRLREAALKEEEKSFVSVDRTVTLLALTDSMSSLCLGAEHLYQVVHGALPDGFWGSGANIASSEVAVHVVNHILKKLNEVCLVEDGEGEPYHMLLVIFAGSLLPYLQCLDSWLYDGILDDPYEEMFFYANNAVTIDQPAFWEMSYMLRVRGSRSDNSSTLTDSESIRTKESSKQEPSNTGACLKATNQGYVDILCPVFLKDIARAIVSAGKSFQLVQHAQSTHHTRTSVTNGFDIDQRSNHISRQNWPDILSSEIQNGHLRCEGALTNSTGQFGHDAREMGVLTLSEIFLICLSGLLENGDHVYEYLRELRTGSAPDIQAFLECKSEEACAENNSEKTWLKLLRDAISGRKYDDMEKTLSKDAVTRDPISVQGYLQGVYSNAVEMPFSPCCYENPAITACGNVLQRNPNSWSDLNISTSFDLPPLNDDNMRRAIFGDLQSAGTSTCGDTQPTSSFPRLDGTDFKFGFRFDDLEYVRQEDDRRTLEELYAFPTLLPCANENAPLSEILPLQKDSTLASRVLKFIQSMSLKDPLHPVGIIQECLSKCIKKQVDHIGKQILCKLMGEWRLMDELLVLRAIYLLGSGDMLQQFLITIFDKLDKGNSWDDDFELNTLLQESIRYSADKMLLTAPDSLVVSLAKHDTRYDEESAPTSRKGRAQGFGIDALDGLNFTYKVSWPLDLIANTQALKKYNKVMGFLLKVKRAKFVLDETRKWMWKGRGSTAHNFKQHLIVGQKLLHFVDAFHQYVMDRVYHSAWTELCDGMASATTLDEVMEVHEAYLSSIQRQCFVASDKLWALIASRVKTILGLALDFHNVEQTLGTGGTAASVRARCEMELDRIEKQFDECVVFLLRVCFYLLQQNNMISYVVQNVRVSRFTAEIPLQILSFKLNVGHFPHLADLVTRINYNHYYMSDTGSFTAIPGSRPRQQP, from the exons ATGCCCCCTGCATCCATGGTTCTTCCTCATCAACCCGCAGGGTACCTGGAGACCCCTGCCACCGAAAGCTTCATACACAAGCTTCAGCTCAGCGTCTCCAAGGGTCTTCCTcacgcggcgccggcgccggcctcGAGGACGGACGAGCATGAGCTG GTCAAAAGTGTCTTCCAAGTGCTCCAGGGTTTCGACACGCACTTGCTCTACTGGGACAAGAATGTGCCGGCGTACTGCAAGAAACCGGGGACGTATGTGTCGCATCTGTCGCGGGCAAGCCTTGGCTCCGTGCTCAAGCCCTTTCTGTTCGCCGCGACATGCTTGAAGCGAGTGGAGCTCTTTGTTGGGAAGGTTAGGTCGTGCGGTCGTGGGACTCCGACATTGAGTGCGTTTGCTAGTGCGGTCGATTCATGGCTTATG AGGCTCCGGGAAGCAGCTCTGAAGGAGGAAGAGAAGTCGTTTGTTTCTGTTGATCGGACTGTGACTCTTCTGGCTTTAACTGATTCTATGTCAAG TTTATGTTTGGGAGCAGAACATCTGTATCAAGTTGTGCATGGAGCTCTGCCAGACGGCTTTTGGGGTTCTGGAGCAAACATTGCATCTAGTGAAGTGGCAGTCCATGTTGTGAACCATATTTTAAAAAAGTTAAATGAAGTCTGTCTTGTGGAAGATGGCGAG GGTGAGCCATATCATATGCTGCTAGTGATATTTGCTGGAAGCTTGTTACCTTATCTTCAGTGCCTTGATTCCTGGCTTTATGATGGTATTCTTGATGACCCTTATGAAGAG ATGTTCTTTTATGCAAATAATGCAGTTACGATAGATCAACCGGCCTTTTGGGAAATGAGCTATATGCTCAGAGTAAGAGGATCACGATCTGATAATTCATCAACTCTAACTGATAGTGAGTCTATCAGGACAAAGGAATCAAGCAAACAGGAACCAAGTAACACAGGAGCTTGCTTGAAAGCCACTAATCAAGGTTACGTGGATATACTGTGCCCGGTGTTCTTGAAGGATATCGCAAGGGCCATTGTATCTGCTGGAAAATCATTTCAGCTTGTTCAGCATGCTCAAAGCACACACCATACTCGAACTAGTGTCACAAATGGTTTTGACATCGATCAGCGTTCCAATCACATTAGTCGACAAAATTGGCCAGACATATTAAGCTCTGAAATCCAAAATGGGCATCTAAGATGTGAAGGTGCTCTTACTAATTCTACAGGTCAGTTTGGACATGATGCTCGCGAAATGGGGGTGTTAACTTTGTCTGAGATTTTCTTGATATGCTTATCTGGTCTGTTGGAAAATGGTGATCATGTTTATGAATACTTAAGAGAGCTGCGTACTGGTAGTGCTCCAGATATCCAAGCTTTTCTGGAATGTAAGAGTGAGGAGGCATGTGCAGAAAATAACTCCGAAAAGACTTGGTTAAAGCTCCTAAGAGATGCTATCTCAGGAAGAAAATATGATGATATGGAGAAAACCTTGTCCAAAGATGCTGTTACGAGGGATCCAATATCTGTTCAGGGATACCTGCAAGGTGTATATTCCAATGCAGTAGAAATGCCTTTCAGTCCATGTTGCTATGAAAATCCAGCCATCACTGCTTGCGGAAATGTACTGCAGAGGAATCCAAATTCTTGGAGTGATTTGAATATCTCTACAAGTTTTGACCTTCCTCCGTTGAATGATGATAACATGCGGAGAGCTATATTTGGCGATCTCCAATCTGCTGGAACTAGCACCTGTGGCGATACACAACCTACATCATCTTTTCCCAGACTAGATGGAACTGATTTTAAATTTGGTTTCCGGTTTGATGATTTGGAATATGTTCGCCAAGAGGATGATAGAAGGACCCTCGAGGAACTTTATGCATTTCCGACTCTTCTTCCTTGTGCAAAT GAAAATGCCCCATTGTCGGAGATTTTACCTTTGCAGAAAGATAGTACACTTGCATCAAGAGTTCTGAAGTTTATTCAGAGCATGAGTTTGAAAGACCCTCTGCATCCAGTGGGTATTATCCAAGAATGCCTGTCTAAATGTATAAAGAAACAG GTGGATCACATCGGCAAGCAAATCCTGTGCAAGCTAATGGGTGAATGGAGATTAATGGATGAACTGCTTGTATTACGAGCTATCTATTTGCTAGGATCAG GTGACATGCTGCAGCAGTTTCTGATAACAATTTTTGATAAGCTCGATAAAGGAAATTCCTGGGATGATGATTTTGAGTTGAATACTTTGTTGCAG GAATCCATAAGATATTCAGCTGATAAAATGCTCCTAACTGCTCCAGATTCGTTGGTTGTTTCATTAGCAAAGCATGACACACGATATGATGAGGAAAGTGCACCAACTTCCAGAAAAGGTCGTGCACAGGGTTTCGGCATTGATGCACTTGATGGCCTTAACTTCACGTATAAG GTGTCTTGGCCCCTTGATCTAATTGCCAATACACAGGCTCTGAAGAAGTATAATAAG GTCATGGGATTCTTACTGAAAGTCAAGCGTGCAAAGTTTGTTTTGGACGAAACTCGAAAGTGGATGTGGAAG GGCAGAGGCAGCACGGCACATAATTTTAAACAACACTTAATAGTAGGGCAGAAGCTCCTGCATTTTGTCGATGCATTTCATCAATATGTCATGGATCGA GTGTATCATAGTGCCTGGACTGAGCTTTGTGATGGCATGGCATCCGCTACTACATTGGACGAAGTCATGGAAGTTCATGAGGCATATCTTTCTTCTATTCAGAGACAATGCTTTGTGGCCTCGGATAAGTTG TGGGCTCTGATTGCCAGTCGAGTCAAGACTATACTAGGATTGGCGCTAGACTTCCACAATGTGGAGCAAACTCTTGGCACCGGTGGGACTGCCGCATCTGTTAGGGCAAGATGCGAGATGGAGTTGGATCGTATCGAGAAGCAATTTGACGAGTGCGTCGTGTTCCTCTTGAGGGTATGCTTCTACCTACTTCAGCAAAACAATATGATCTCTTATGTTGTCCAAAATGTACGTGTCAGTAGATTTACTGCTGAAATCCCTCTGCAGATCCTATCTTTCAAGCTCAACGTGGGCCACTTTCCCCATCTCGCGGATTTGGTCACGAGGATCAACTACAACCACTATTACATGTCTGACACTGGAAGCTTCACTGCGATCCCTGGGTCCCGCCCTCGGCAGCAGCCTTGA